A genomic window from Sparus aurata chromosome 14, fSpaAur1.1, whole genome shotgun sequence includes:
- the gcc1 gene encoding GRIP and coiled-coil domain-containing protein 1, whose translation MEKFGMSFGGGPSRKDLLDTIESQKKQLVQYQTRFKDVVQAYKSLLKEKEALEASLKVLTVTQEVDLNQEGQDTFTTAAAGELPEDGCSLHSEDSVDTAASVDTPSETTRGDQSEEDQGEPGGRFSSTLLRSDPDTAGSENSSTGVEQQQATPHPSLEAERRVTQLKGQLSTLTGALATVTQEKSRMEASFQADKRQLKQEIEELQERLAAMTAQQEAELHGLQQQLAESRARIITQQHEREQEQVDHVQQLRELQKILQQERDLRQDAELRLQEANATLLVTSQAMDRGAESQAHLNKMKDERDELRKRLQAAEDDQKKPDPRVEELQRELMRLKNHFQQQIHIETKKASDAEERARERAQAAELRVSGLEQRVSELSEVLGSCEKTRQRDQQTAQRLRDRILQLDTENKTLAIAASSRTASDLIVDESQLDVGLLKEKLEKVRKLLLLAAQRNPDPNIQNLTEAEVETGGDKRSALFYQQELRQVKDEFERYKLRAQVVLKNKNTKDGCQAKELEEIRDQLAELKEKYINLRIHGDEAEARHHRELEERQQQAAALQQTHKQELERLEALHRDNLLRLEAELHKQRERTMALLDEKDQELERLRATALSYSSDTDKMAAADSYSPQSEGDIISQALRRATPNEPTLLLYAEQLARKEVEVGGLRRQKHRLEDDIHQLQAKLIANGERHDEEVTQLRGQLDKLVRDRSREGANMEYLKNVIYKFLTLQDTSGRQQTLTAILTILHFSPQEKHSVMKLQAASWWSASKR comes from the exons ATGGAGAAGTTCGGGATGAGTTTTGGGGGCGGCCCCAGCAGGAAGGATTTGCTGGACACAATCGAGTCCCAGAAGAAGCAGCTGGTCCAGTACCAGACCCGCTTCAAGGACGTGGTCCAGGCCTATAAGAGTCtcctgaaggagaaggaggctCTGGAGGCCAGTCTTAAGGTCCTGACGGTGACCCAGGAGGTGGACCTGAACCAGGAAGGCCAGGACACCTTCACCACCGCCGCTGCAGGGGAACTCCCAGAGGACGGCTGCTCGCTGCATAGCGAGGACAGTGTGGATACTGCAGCGTCTGTGGACACGCCCAGCGAGACCACAAGAGGGGACCAAAGTGAGGAGGACCAGGGAGAACCAGGAGGGAGATTCAGCTCTACG CTACTGAGGTCTGACCCTGACACCGCTGGTTCAGAGAACAGCAGCACAggggtggagcagcagcaggccacGCCTCATCCCAGTTTGGAGGCGGAACGTCGAGTCACCCAGCTGAAGGGCCAACTGAGCACGCTCACTGGCGCCCTGGCTACTGTGACGCAAGAGAAGTCCCGGATGGAGGCGAGTTTCCAGGCCGACAAGCGTCAGCTGAAGCAGGAGATTGAGGAACTGCAGGAGCGCCTGGCCGCCATGACGGCGCAGCAGGAGGCTGAGCTGCAcggtctgcagcagcagctggctgaGAGCCGCGCTCGCATCATCACGCAGCAGCACGAGAGGGAGCAGGAGCAGGTAGACCACGTCCAGCAGCTGAGGGAGCTGCAGAAGATCTTGCAGCAGGAGAGGGATCTGCGACAGGATGCTGAGCTCCGCCTACAGGAAGCCAATGCCACGCTCCTCGTAACATCACAGGCCATGGACCGGGGGGCAGAGTCTCAGGCCCACCTCAACAAGATGAAGGACGAGCGAGACGAGCTGAGAAAGAGGCTGCAGGCTGCGGAGGATGACCAGAAGAAACCAGATCCCAGAGTTGAGGAACTGCAGCGGGAGCTTATGCGGCTGAAAAACCACTTCCAGCAGCAGATCCACATTGAGACCAAGAAG GCTAGTGATGCAGAGGAGCGTGCACGTGAGCGTGCTCAGGCTGCAGAGCTGAGGGTTTCCGGTCTGGAGCAGCGGGTCTCTGAACTGTCCGAGGTTCTGGGTTCCTGTGAGAAGACAAGGCAGAGAGACCAGCAAAcggctcagaggctcagagacCGGATCCTGCAGCTCGACACCGAGAACAAAACACTTGCAATCGCCGCCTCCAGCAGGACGGCTTCTGACCTGATCGTGGACGAGTCGCAGCTGGACGTCGGCTTGCTgaaggagaagctggagaaggttaggaagctgctgctgctggctgctcaGAGGAACCCGGACCCAAACATCCAGAACCTGACGGAGGCTGAGGTGGAGACGGGCGGAGACAAACGCTCAGCGCTTTTCTACCAGCAGGAGCTGCGGCAAGTCAAAGACGAGTTTGAGCGCTACAAGCTGCGAGCGCAGGTGGTCCTGAAGAACAAGAATACCAAAGATGGCTGCCAGGCGAAGGAGCTGGAGGAAATCCGGGATCAGCTGGCCGAGCTGAAGGAGAAGTACATCAACCTGCGGATCCACGGTGATGAGGCCGAGGCCCGACACCATCGTGAGCTAGAAgagcggcagcagcaggcggCGGCCCTGCAGCAGACGCACAAACAGGAATTGGAGCGGTTGGAGGCGCTGCACCGTGACAACCTGCTGCGACTGGAGGCAGAGCttcacaaacagagagagagaaccatGGCGCTGCTGGATGAGAAGGACCAGGAACTCGAGAGGCTGCGAGCCACCGCCCTCAGCTACAGCAGTGACACCGACAAGATGGCCGCTGCCGACAGCTACTCCCCGCAGAGCGAGGGTGACATCATCAGCCAGGCCCTACGGCGGGCCACGCCCAACGAGCCCACGCTACTGCTGTATGCCGAGCAGCTGGCCaggaaggaggtggaggtgggcggACTGCGTCGGCAAAAACACCGGCTGGAGGACGACATCCATCAGCTGCAGGCGAAGCTCATCGCTAACGGAGAGCGCCACGACGAGGAGGTGACGCAGCTGCGGGGACAACTGGACAAACTGGTGCGAGACCGAAGCAGAGAGGGCGCCAACATGGAGTACCTGAAGAATGTCATCTACAAGTTCCTGACACTGCAGGACACTAGCGGGAGGCAGCAGACACTCACCGCCATCCTGACCATCCTCCACTTCAGCCCACAGGAGAAACACAGCGTGATGAAGCTgcaggcggcgagctggtggaGCGCCAGTAAGAGAtga